One Cryptomeria japonica chromosome 9, Sugi_1.0, whole genome shotgun sequence genomic window carries:
- the LOC131067756 gene encoding uncharacterized protein LOC131067756, with the protein MGTAVMQAQDCLSPYEGLTGAVYRAPAKPKSKSPSRKKSQQEKKRPLKSEVWKRSVKSQNCQPEKEKSNVKEQGKNNMVMEQVTILKRGETVGHAISPPKAEFAAAGFEPATFIKMSNSKPRTEKWAGPAFANSPSPSCLPLPKFSFNKMAAPAEEKVLTEEDLVRISATRDLRRLLGLV; encoded by the coding sequence ATGGGGACGGCTGTTATGCAGGCGCAGGATTGTCTGAGTCCTTATGAGGGCTTAACGGGGGCTGTTTATCGGGCCCCTGCGAAACCGAAATCTAAGTCTCCAAGCAGGAAAAAATCACAGCAGGAGAAGAAACGGCCATTAAAGTCAGAGGTTTGGAAAAGATCTGTCAAGAGCCAGAATTGTCAGCCAGAGAAGGAGAAATCCAACGTGAAGGAGCAGGGTAAGAATAATATGGTGATGGAGCAAGTCACGATCTTGAAGAGGGGAGAGACAGTCGGTCATGCGATTAGCCCTCCCAAAGCTGAATTTGCAGCTGCAGGGTTCGAACCTGCGACCTTTATAAAAATGTCAAATTCAAAGCCGAGGACAGAGAAATGGGCCGGCCCTGCGTTTGCCAATTCTCCGTCGCCGAGTTGCTTGCCGTTGCCAAAATTTTCCTTCAACAAGATGGCGGCTCCTGCAGAGGAAAAGGTTTTAACTGAAGAAGATTTGGTGCGGATTTCTGCTACGAGGGATCTGAGGCGCTTGTTAGGCCTGGTCTGA